Below is a genomic region from Cyanobacteria bacterium GSL.Bin1.
CCCAAAAATCAGTATAACACGTCGCACATTGACGATAAACTGGTGGTAAGCTGTTGTGCATTTAAATTGGGATAACAGCGTTACCTTTATTTTTCAGCTTTCGCCCCCATTTTATGATTAAGCCTCCTTCATTTAGGAGTTGATTTAACACCGATTCTAACTCTTCTATTGATTTAAATAGGCGATGGGCTATATATTCCTTTGCTGAATGCCATACTAATTCAATCAAATTATAATCGGGGCTATATTCAGGCAAAAACTCTAAATAGAGGTTCGGCATTTCCGCTTCAATTTGATCTAAGTATTCCTGCTTTTTATGGAAACTTGCATTATCTAAAATGATGACAATTTTTGCT
It encodes:
- a CDS encoding IS630 family transposase, whose amino-acid sequence is YSDKKRFIEFVEKGNSKSFYKVLKVFYQELKDEWIEAGNSAEEFEEKGAKIVIILDNASFHKKQEYLDQIEAEMPNLYLEFLPEYSPDYNLIELVWHSAKEYIAHRLFKSIEELESVLNQLLNEGGLIIKWGRKLKNKGNAVIPI